A section of the Marinoscillum sp. 108 genome encodes:
- a CDS encoding TolC family protein, whose protein sequence is MRYLTIVFLLLGSLVSAQTLQEYQQEASENNPMLQSKYKEFEAALQRVTQVKGFPDPTLSVSAFGRMTETRVGRQMARFTLSQMFPWFGTLKVQGEATALIADAAFERYIDEQNKLWFQVSRAYYPLVELEDVLSIQRGNLDILKSWKTLATSKYENGKTSLADVLRVDLMIQDMETEIILLEGMKRPLTASFNQLLNRPDSMEVFTSPFDSVSVPVYSEQVNWNDHPLLKEITLKKQSKEKQYMAIEKQSMPKLGVGLDYIIVAERTDLAAGQAGMNVPGNGQDAIMPMITVSLPLYRRKYKAALKENKLQTESIELMAQSTRNELNASFENVKYDVMREIEMLNLYEIQIEETQRIQSLLVSEFGNSGKDLVELLRIQMQLLNYQKLEIKSKTKLFIALANLDYILGGTQ, encoded by the coding sequence ATGAGATATCTAACTATAGTATTCTTATTATTGGGTTCGCTTGTTAGCGCACAAACGCTTCAGGAATACCAACAGGAGGCATCGGAAAACAATCCCATGCTTCAGTCCAAATACAAGGAGTTTGAGGCGGCCCTGCAGCGCGTGACTCAAGTGAAAGGTTTTCCAGATCCTACACTGTCAGTAAGTGCATTTGGTCGGATGACCGAGACACGGGTTGGGAGACAGATGGCCAGGTTTACACTCTCTCAAATGTTTCCGTGGTTCGGGACTTTGAAGGTGCAGGGGGAAGCAACAGCTCTTATAGCTGATGCTGCTTTCGAACGATACATTGATGAACAAAATAAACTATGGTTCCAGGTTTCCAGAGCGTACTACCCATTGGTAGAGCTGGAGGATGTCTTATCGATTCAACGAGGGAACCTGGATATCCTGAAATCATGGAAGACCCTGGCCACTTCAAAATACGAGAATGGTAAAACCAGCCTGGCAGATGTTCTCAGGGTTGATCTCATGATTCAGGATATGGAAACCGAAATCATACTCCTTGAAGGAATGAAAAGACCTTTGACAGCTTCCTTCAATCAGCTCCTCAATCGGCCAGACTCAATGGAGGTTTTTACTTCTCCATTTGATTCTGTGAGTGTGCCCGTCTACTCTGAGCAGGTAAATTGGAACGACCACCCGTTATTGAAGGAAATTACACTGAAAAAGCAGTCTAAGGAAAAGCAGTATATGGCAATCGAAAAACAGTCCATGCCAAAGTTGGGTGTGGGATTGGATTACATCATCGTGGCGGAAAGAACAGACTTGGCGGCCGGACAGGCAGGTATGAATGTTCCAGGAAACGGACAAGATGCCATCATGCCGATGATTACTGTTTCCCTTCCGCTGTACCGCAGGAAATATAAGGCTGCTTTGAAGGAGAATAAGCTTCAGACAGAGAGCATTGAACTCATGGCGCAATCCACGAGAAATGAATTGAATGCCTCCTTTGAAAACGTGAAATATGATGTGATGCGTGAAATTGAAATGCTGAATCTCTATGAAATACAAATTGAAGAGACACAGCGAATTCAGTCACTCTTGGTTTCGGAGTTCGGCAATTCAGGAAAAGACCTGGTAGAGCTGCTGCGCATTCAGATGCAACTACTCAACTATCAGAAACTAGAAATTAAATCAAAAACGAAGCTATTCATAGCCCTCGCTAATTTGGATTATATCCTGGGCGGTACTCAATAA
- a CDS encoding DUF3347 domain-containing protein yields MKKYILSLGLVSLLMACSNPNNERQNESQVSAVPELEEVLVAQSSALSDYMILKDALVKTDRDQAKNAAGKLAKSAASENWNTDIIKAAEVIATSEDVETQRTAFKKASDSLIVMLKANGANDGIYVQYCPMAFGTGANWLSMSEEIRNPYFGDKMLKCGRVEGKL; encoded by the coding sequence ATGAAAAAATACATCTTATCTCTTGGGTTGGTGTCCTTGCTGATGGCATGTTCCAATCCTAACAATGAAAGACAAAATGAGTCACAAGTATCAGCTGTTCCAGAGCTGGAGGAGGTTCTTGTGGCACAATCCAGTGCGCTCTCCGATTATATGATATTGAAAGATGCTCTGGTAAAAACCGACAGAGATCAGGCCAAAAATGCCGCAGGAAAATTAGCTAAGTCGGCAGCTTCTGAAAACTGGAATACGGACATTATTAAGGCCGCAGAGGTCATTGCTACCAGTGAAGATGTGGAAACCCAGCGGACAGCATTTAAAAAGGCCAGCGACAGCCTCATTGTTATGCTTAAAGCAAATGGCGCTAATGATGGGATTTATGTCCAGTATTGCCCAATGGCATTTGGCACGGGCGCTAACTGGCTGAGTATGTCTGAGGAAATCAGAAATCCATATTTTGGGGATAAGATGCTGAAGTGCGGCAGGGTAGAAGGTAAGCTTTAA
- a CDS encoding efflux RND transporter periplasmic adaptor subunit — translation MKKLLQNKYVLIGLTLIIGGLIGWMLKPSTPASEMSEDHEHVADENGVWTCSMHPQIRKNEPGSCPICGMDLIPLESDLGMDDPMAIHMSPTALKLANVVTQKVGAGEITKTIRLNGKVMENEKLVYTQASHIPGRVETLNVNFSGDFVQKGQEISTIYSPELVTAQQELFETQKIKDKQPELFAAAKRKLTNWKLTNAQIDQILANGKPLETLPIRSERSGYVKEKLVMLGDYIKQGAPIYMIADLSNVWVLFDAYESDLAWIREGASVSFTISSLPGEQFTGKISYIDPVINPKTRVSKLRVEMNNPGYQLKPEMFASGVLSVTSHANKEGLIVPKSAVMWTGKKSVVYVKTASDQSISFRMRTVTLGPSLGESYVVKEGLEAGEEIVVNGTFSVDAAAQLAGKPSMMSPEGGAAMTGHNHGTTPESKEMNHSEINVSDKEYESDKAFQNQIKSVFESYLPVKDALIAADPDRASSTAKALLESLGKVDMKLVKGEAHMEWMADLTVLKAAANAIQKGSELETMRMMLSPLSDQLYHTIKKFKIETSGFRQFCPMAMNNRGAYWLSDSEKILNPYLGDAMLSCGNVEEEL, via the coding sequence ATGAAAAAGTTACTTCAAAATAAATATGTGCTGATTGGCCTTACCTTGATCATTGGTGGTTTGATCGGATGGATGTTAAAGCCTTCAACACCCGCCTCAGAAATGAGCGAAGATCACGAACATGTAGCTGACGAAAATGGCGTTTGGACTTGCTCCATGCACCCGCAAATCCGCAAGAACGAACCCGGCTCTTGTCCCATTTGCGGTATGGATCTGATTCCTCTTGAATCAGATTTGGGCATGGACGATCCGATGGCTATTCACATGTCTCCAACTGCGTTGAAGTTGGCCAATGTGGTTACCCAAAAAGTGGGGGCTGGTGAAATTACCAAAACGATTCGGCTAAACGGGAAGGTGATGGAGAATGAGAAACTGGTTTATACCCAGGCCTCTCACATTCCCGGTCGGGTGGAAACATTGAACGTGAATTTCTCTGGAGATTTTGTTCAAAAAGGCCAGGAGATTTCCACTATCTACTCACCTGAGTTAGTTACCGCTCAGCAGGAGTTATTTGAGACTCAAAAGATCAAAGACAAGCAGCCTGAGCTCTTCGCTGCAGCCAAGAGGAAGCTTACAAACTGGAAGCTCACGAATGCACAAATCGACCAGATTTTGGCTAATGGCAAACCACTAGAGACCCTGCCCATCCGATCTGAGCGATCGGGTTATGTAAAGGAAAAGCTGGTCATGCTTGGGGATTACATCAAGCAGGGAGCACCTATCTACATGATCGCCGATCTGTCAAATGTATGGGTGTTGTTTGATGCTTATGAATCTGACCTGGCCTGGATCAGGGAAGGGGCTTCGGTTTCATTTACGATTAGTTCACTTCCTGGTGAACAATTCACGGGTAAAATCTCCTACATAGATCCTGTCATCAATCCGAAGACTCGCGTATCCAAACTACGAGTAGAGATGAATAATCCGGGTTATCAACTAAAGCCTGAAATGTTTGCTTCAGGAGTGCTGAGTGTGACAAGTCACGCCAATAAAGAAGGGCTCATTGTACCCAAATCTGCTGTGATGTGGACAGGTAAAAAGTCTGTGGTCTATGTGAAAACTGCCAGTGATCAAAGCATATCTTTCCGTATGCGCACGGTAACACTCGGGCCATCTCTCGGAGAAAGTTATGTGGTGAAAGAAGGGTTGGAAGCAGGTGAAGAGATTGTTGTAAACGGCACATTCAGCGTGGATGCTGCAGCTCAGTTGGCTGGCAAACCCAGCATGATGTCACCGGAAGGTGGAGCTGCCATGACTGGGCACAATCACGGCACTACTCCAGAATCGAAGGAAATGAACCACTCTGAAATCAATGTTTCAGACAAGGAGTATGAATCCGATAAGGCCTTCCAAAACCAGATCAAGTCAGTGTTTGAAAGTTATCTGCCGGTAAAAGATGCATTGATTGCTGCAGATCCGGATAGGGCTAGCTCCACGGCCAAAGCATTATTGGAATCACTGGGTAAAGTGGATATGAAACTGGTAAAAGGCGAAGCCCATATGGAGTGGATGGCGGATTTGACTGTGCTAAAGGCAGCTGCCAATGCCATTCAAAAAGGGAGCGAGTTGGAAACCATGAGAATGATGCTTTCTCCTCTGAGTGACCAGCTTTATCATACGATTAAGAAATTCAAGATTGAAACCAGTGGCTTCCGTCAGTTCTGCCCCATGGCCATGAACAATAGAGGAGCCTATTGGCTCAGTGATTCTGAAAAGATTTTAAATCCCTATCTCGGTGATGCCATGCTCTCCTGCGGGAATGTAGAAGAAGAACTTTAA